Proteins from a genomic interval of Trifolium pratense cultivar HEN17-A07 linkage group LG6, ARS_RC_1.1, whole genome shotgun sequence:
- the LOC123889710 gene encoding protein LAZY 1-like, with protein sequence MKLLGWMHRKFRQNSDTEPFKDSVIGNSCNCLSGQPSLDDEQKPNLGIKFTKQTQKTSNNFRKSFAGLESTREEEFDIESQDDSMFDLFPGFLAIGTLGSDQTISSNPSTPTFPNNVSVETITENEDEVTENDLKLINDELEKVLVAETKDDVISYDSSSRNSHVSTGRSSHVSIITISGKINEGTESYANNAVCPLQGYLFGTAFEMSETNVTSVTKKEHRTSLGELFQRSKIADSQENNFGVKFEKEFDKRSERDGEKYSTMNLMKEKVKKRMFHSCSKNSGSMNGGGSVDSASAAETKLNKILHMFRKKVHPENSTIGQKSGKHRKNENKKKIMNDGVHNKGYLVHPEQDSSSYREHWIKTDADYLVLEL encoded by the exons ATGAAG TTACTTGGTTGGATGCATAGGAAATTTCGTCAGAATAGTGATACAGAACCATTCAAAGATTCGGTCATTG GAAATTCTTGCAATTGTCTATCAGGCCAACCATCACTCGACGATGAACAAAAACCAAATCTTGGAATCAAATTCaccaaacaaacacaaaaaactTCCAACAATTTCAGAAAATCATTTGCAGGTCTAGAATCAACAAGAGAAGAAGAATTCGACATAGAATCACAAGATGATTCTATGTTTGATCTCTTCCCTGGTTTCTTAGCAATTGGAACACTTGGATCAGACCAAACCATTTCATCAAATCCATCAACACCAACATTTCCAAACAATGTCTCAGTTGAAACCATTactgaaaatgaagatgaagtaACTGAAAATGATTTAAAACTCATCAATGATGAGTTAGAGAAAGTTCTTGTAGCTGAAACAAAAGATGATGTTATAAGCTATGATTCATCAAGCAGAAATAGCCACGTCAGCACTGGTAGAAGTAGCCACGTCAGCATAATAACAATCAGTGGAAAAATAAATGAAGGAACAGAATCATATGCAAATAATGCTGTTTGTCCTTTACAAGGTTATTTGTTTGGAACAGCTTTTGAAATGTCTGAAACAAATGTTACAAGTGTTACTAAGAAAGAACATAGGACTTCACTTGGTGAATTGTTTCAGAGAAGTAAAATTGCTGATTCTCAAGAGAATAATTTTGGAGTGAAATTTGAAAAGGAATTTGATAAAAGAAGTGAAAGGGATGGTGAGAAATATTCTACTATGAATTTGATGAAGGAAAAGGTGAAAAAAAGAATGTTTCATTCTTGTTCTAAGAATTCTGGTTCTATGAATGGTGGTGGAAGTGTTGATTCTGCTTCAGCAGCTGAGACAAAACTCAATAAG ATTCTCCATATGTTCCGGAAAAAAGTCCATCCAGAAAATTCAACAATTGGACAGAAATCTGGTAAACATCGAAAGAATGAGAACAAGAAGAAAATAATGAATGATGGAGTTCACAACAAAGGCTACCTTGTTCATCCAGAACAAGATTCATCTTCTTACAGGGAGCATTGGATCAAAACAGATGCAGATT